From Verrucomicrobia bacterium S94, the proteins below share one genomic window:
- the aceE gene encoding pyruvate dehydrogenase (acetyl-transferring), homodimeric type has translation MDTSNSNIENVDYDKQDWLDALHEMLENEGADRVKDILYDLQVEAHRIGVRLPFSANTPYINTIPRDEQPAYPGDREMERRIKSLIRWNAMAMVVRANREEDGIGGHISSYQSIATLYEVGFNHFFRGRTESFPGDMVYFQGHSSPGVYARAYLEGRLNDDHLKNFRHELHDKPGLSSYPHPWLMPDFWQFPTVSMGLGPITAIYHARYIKYLEDRGLREPTDQRVWAFLGDGETDEPESLGALKLAAREKLDNLTFVVNCNLQRLDGPVSGNSKIIQELEATFRGAGWNVIKVIWGDSWDPLLEKDESGMLVKRMGEVVDGQYQKYTVEDAAYVREHFFGKYPETAALAEHLSDSEIKRMRRGGHDPVKVYAAYKKAVETKGRPTVILAKTVKGYGMGAAGEGQNITHSQKKLGEDALREFRTRFGLPISDEEIKDVPFYRPADDSPEMEYLRQRRAALGGHVPTRLTEYTPVEMPADKIFQEFDAGSDRAVSTTMVFVRVLSKLLSDKNIGKLVVPIIPDEARTFGMDALFRQVGIYAHSGQLYEPVDADNLLYYKEAKDGQILEEGITEAGAFSSFIAAGTAYANHGINTIPFYTYYSMFGFQRIGDSAWLAGDSRCKGFLMAATAGRTTLAGEGLQHQDGHSHALALTYPNVVAYDPAFAYELALIIKDGIRRMYVDNEQVYYYITLMNDNYSQPAKPEGSDEGILKGMYKFQSSEKAQAQILGSGAILPEAIKAAEQLKKKYKIETNVWSVTSYKNLINDALDVEREQVRNGNRDAKAYITQCLENENGPVVAASDYMKLLPNALNKAVPGGIVSLGTDGYGRSDGREALRKHFEVDANAITFAVLSELEARGEFDKKKLDKARRDLGIDLDKPNPLGE, from the coding sequence ATGGATACAAGTAATTCGAATATTGAGAATGTCGATTACGATAAACAGGACTGGCTTGATGCGCTTCACGAGATGCTCGAGAACGAGGGCGCAGACCGTGTGAAGGACATTCTCTACGACCTGCAGGTAGAGGCTCACCGTATCGGTGTGCGCCTCCCGTTTTCCGCCAACACTCCTTATATTAATACTATTCCGAGGGATGAACAGCCGGCTTATCCGGGCGACCGTGAAATGGAGCGTCGTATAAAGTCGCTGATCCGCTGGAACGCTATGGCCATGGTGGTACGGGCCAACCGCGAGGAAGACGGAATCGGCGGGCACATTTCGAGTTACCAGTCCATTGCCACCTTGTACGAGGTCGGTTTCAACCATTTTTTCCGCGGGCGTACCGAATCGTTCCCGGGCGATATGGTTTATTTTCAGGGCCACTCCTCGCCAGGCGTTTATGCGCGCGCCTATCTTGAAGGCCGTCTGAATGATGACCATCTGAAAAACTTCCGGCATGAACTTCACGACAAGCCGGGCCTTTCCTCTTATCCGCATCCGTGGCTGATGCCCGATTTCTGGCAGTTCCCGACCGTATCCATGGGGCTGGGGCCCATCACCGCGATCTATCATGCGCGGTATATTAAATATCTCGAAGACCGCGGTTTGCGTGAGCCCACCGATCAGCGGGTCTGGGCTTTTCTGGGCGACGGCGAAACCGATGAGCCGGAATCGCTGGGAGCATTGAAACTGGCGGCCCGCGAAAAGCTTGACAACCTGACCTTTGTCGTCAACTGCAACCTGCAGCGTCTTGACGGTCCGGTTTCAGGAAACAGCAAGATTATCCAGGAGCTGGAAGCCACATTCCGCGGTGCCGGCTGGAACGTGATTAAAGTGATCTGGGGCGACAGCTGGGATCCGCTGCTGGAAAAAGATGAAAGCGGCATGCTCGTGAAACGTATGGGCGAGGTCGTAGACGGACAGTATCAGAAATACACTGTTGAAGATGCCGCGTATGTCCGCGAACATTTCTTTGGAAAATATCCGGAAACCGCAGCACTCGCAGAGCATCTGTCGGATTCCGAAATCAAACGCATGCGCCGCGGCGGTCACGATCCGGTCAAAGTTTATGCGGCCTACAAAAAGGCGGTTGAAACCAAAGGACGCCCGACCGTGATTCTTGCCAAAACCGTTAAGGGATACGGCATGGGTGCCGCCGGTGAGGGACAGAACATCACGCATTCGCAGAAAAAACTCGGCGAGGATGCGCTGCGTGAATTCCGCACCCGTTTCGGTCTGCCGATTTCCGATGAGGAAATTAAGGATGTGCCGTTCTACCGTCCGGCCGATGACAGTCCGGAAATGGAATATCTGCGCCAGCGCCGTGCAGCACTCGGGGGACATGTTCCGACCCGTCTGACCGAATACACTCCGGTTGAGATGCCGGCCGATAAAATTTTCCAGGAATTCGATGCCGGATCCGATCGTGCCGTTTCGACCACCATGGTGTTCGTCCGTGTACTTTCGAAACTGTTGTCCGATAAAAATATCGGAAAACTGGTGGTGCCGATCATTCCGGACGAAGCCCGTACATTCGGTATGGATGCACTCTTCCGCCAGGTCGGTATTTATGCCCATTCCGGCCAGCTGTACGAGCCGGTGGATGCCGATAACCTGCTGTATTACAAGGAAGCCAAAGACGGTCAGATCCTTGAAGAGGGGATTACCGAAGCCGGTGCGTTTTCCTCGTTTATTGCCGCGGGTACGGCCTATGCCAATCACGGTATCAACACGATTCCGTTCTACACCTACTATTCGATGTTCGGTTTCCAGCGTATCGGCGATTCCGCCTGGCTGGCCGGTGATTCCCGTTGCAAAGGCTTCCTGATGGCTGCAACGGCGGGTCGTACCACACTGGCGGGTGAAGGACTGCAGCACCAGGATGGGCACAGTCATGCTCTCGCGCTGACTTATCCGAACGTGGTGGCCTACGACCCTGCATTTGCCTACGAGCTGGCACTGATCATCAAGGACGGTATCCGTCGTATGTATGTGGATAACGAACAGGTCTACTATTACATCACCCTGATGAATGATAACTATTCGCAGCCGGCCAAGCCGGAGGGCAGCGATGAGGGCATTCTTAAAGGGATGTATAAGTTCCAGTCTTCGGAAAAAGCTCAGGCGCAGATTCTCGGTTCCGGAGCCATTCTGCCGGAAGCGATCAAAGCTGCGGAACAGCTGAAGAAAAAATATAAAATCGAAACCAACGTCTGGTCGGTTACCAGTTATAAAAATCTGATTAACGATGCGCTCGACGTTGAACGTGAACAGGTGCGTAACGGAAACAGAGACGCGAAGGCCTACATCACGCAATGTCTGGAAAATGAAAACGGTCCGGTTGTGGCCGCTTCGGACTATATGAAATTGCTGCCGAATGCGTTGAACAAGGCGGTTCCGGGAGGCATTGTTTCGCTGGGTACCGATGGTTACGGCCGTTCCGATGGACGTGAAGCATTGCGGAAGCATTTTGAAGTGGATGCGAATGCCATCACCTTTGCCGTACTTTCCGAGCTGGAAGCCCGAGGCGAATTTGATAAGAAGAAACTCGATAAAGCCCGCAGGGATCTGGGCATTGATCTCGATAAACCGAATCCGCTAGGAGAATAA